AGCAAGGGAGTCCTGGTTTTCGGACTTCTATTGATCGCGCCCTTCGGTGCCGCCTTCGCGGCCAGCCGCTTCGCTCCTCGCTTGGCGCCGAGTGCGTCGAGGCCGGTCAAACCGCCAGTCTTCAGGACCGGGGCGTCGCGGTAATCAAGGCTTTGCTGCGAACCTGCTTGCCCGTTTGGGCGGGGCTCGCCGCTTTCGGTCTCATCGCCGTGTCGGCAGGACTGGCCGGTCCCACGCTCGACGCCTTCCTGCCGCAAGCGCTGATGGCAATTGCCTGGGCCACACTCCTCGCATCCCTCGTTCGCGAGACGCTCGTTCCGGACGGCGGCGTTCAAAGGATAGTTCCCGCAACCGATGCAGTCGCCTGGAAGGTGGCGGTCTTGCTATGGGCGCTGATTGCCGTCTGGCTGCTCGACAAGTTGTTCGTGTTGAAAGACTTCATCGTTTTCACGCCCTATCAGGTCTCGGTCTTTCGCTCGACCCTGTTCGCCGCGCTGTGCGGGCTCCTTCTCCTCTCGGTTCTCTGGACAATCCACAAAGGACCGCAGATACGCCAAGCTGCTCTCAGCGGTTGGCGGGGCTGGCTGTTTTCACTCGCTGCCGTTCTCACCGGCGCCATCCTGCTGGCCATGCTGCTCGGCTACGAGTCGCTCGCACACTTCATCGGGACTCATGCCGTGTCGACGGCCGGCGTGCTGTGGATCATGTATCTGCTGCATCTGGCCGCCGAGTCCATCTCGAGCGTCAGCATGATCTCGGGCCAGGCCATCGACGACGATATCGAAGAAGACGAGAACATGGGGGCGCCCTCGCTTCTGACGATGCGGATCATCGCCAGCCTGTTCCTGGACATTGCCATCCTGGCGGTCGGCATCACGATTCTGCTACTGCTGTGGCGGTTCGACTGGGTCGAGGTTCACAGCTGGATCAAGGCGGCCTTTTTTGGGTTCCAGTTTGGCCCAATACGGATCTCGCTTCAGTCCGTGCTGATCGCGCTTGGCGTCTTTGCCTTGGGCTTGGCGCTCACGCGCTTCGTGCAGCGCTGGGTCACGGGCCGTGTTTTCGCCGGACGGAAAAGCGAATCCGGCTTGCACGAATCCGTCCGGATCGGCATCGGCTATCTCGGGTTCGTCTTAGCCGCGCTGGCGGGCATATCCTATCTCGGTGTCGACTTCTCGAACCTCGCTATCATCGCCGGCGCGTTGTCGGTCGGCATCGGCTTCGGCCTGCAGAGTATTTTCAACAACTTCGTGTCTGGTCTCATTCTGCTTGCCGAACGGCCGATCAAGATCGGCGACTACATCCGGGTCGGCGACCAGGAAGGAACCGTCAAGAAGATCAGTGTTCGGTCGACCGAAATCGAGACGATCCATCGGCAATCGGTCATCGTTCCGAACGCGACGCTCATCACCGATCCGGTGGTGAATTGGATGCATCTCGACAAGAGCTGCCGCCTCGATCTGCCCGTGGGCGTCGACTACGGCACGGACATGGAACTGCTCAGTTCCACGCTGCTAGACGTTGCGCGGTCGCATCGCGGCGTCCTCAAGCATCCGCCGCCCGTGGTGCACTTTTCCGGCTTTGGCGACAGCTCGCTCGATTTCGAGCTCCGCGTGTTCTTGCGTGACGTGCGCGAGCGGATCACAACGAGCAGCGCCCTGCGCTTTGCGATCCTGGCTGCGTTGCGCGACGCGAACATCAGCATTCCGTTCCCGCAGCGCGACGTGCACATGCGGGGGGCGCGCCGGAGGATGGGGTGGAAGAGGCAGATCTCCCGCCAGCGAAGTAGTCGTCAGGCGTTGGATTTGCCAGCCTCACGCCGGTGCTACGAAAGCTGGATGGCCCCGCTATTCGAAAGTGACGATGCGCCCGCCGACACTCCATTCGAGGCCAAGCGGATCGACGGTCACGTCGTCCTGCAAGGCGGCCGGCAGGCAGCCGCCCCAGGCTTCTCCCGGTTTGAGAATCTTGTCGCTGCTGTAGGCCCGGCGGCTCGCCAAGTTCGTGGTGTCGCCCTTACGCTGGGCCCTCAGCCGGAAGCTTATCTCCTCGAGAGTCTTCGACGAGTTGTTGACGATGTCGACATAAAGCGGACGGTCTTGGGCGTCCGAGCAGATCGCGCCAGCGCCTTGCGGATGGACGGTCACGCTGACGGCGACCTTCTTGACGTGGCGTTCATAGGTCCAATGCTCATAGGCGGTGACGCCCACCCAAAGCAGCAGGCCGAATACGGCGATCGCGAGCAGCGCCTTGAGCAACCACGTTAGCAACGCACGACTGAACACTTTGACCGAGTCGGCCATCGACCCTACCCTTTGGCTCTAGTGCCCACAGTCTACCTGGGCAGGCATGGATCACCAATGGCCATAGCTGTTTTCACATGGGTGTTGTCATAATGGGAACACTGCGATGCCAGACGCGGCGTAGCCCGGCACGCTCACGAGAGGATGCGCGCCATGAGCGCATCTGAGGCGCTTTATCAGCGCGCGGGCATACTCCTGTCCGAGGTTCCAAACTTCAATCGGCAGGGCGCGCTCAGCGAGCAAGAAGACCAATGGCTGGCCGCGGCACTGGCCGTGATCGAGAGCGCATCCGAGATCGTCCCCGTACCGGACGTCTGGAGATTTTCGACGCGAAGTACGCGGCAAAGATGGTCGTATCGCAGATCGCCAACGCTCATCTGCGGGCGACGAATGCGCGTATCGTCATATCCCTGCTTCGCCGCGTACTGGGACGTCTGGAGCTTCAGGTCCAAACGGCAATCGTTGGCGCATATGTCCCCGCGGGCGATGTCGACGAAGCCCACAAGGCCGTCGGCGCCGTGCTGAGGACTGCGGTCAAGGATGTCCTCCTGGTTGATCCGTTTGCCGATGAAACTATCCTCAAGGCATATGCGGAACAGGCTCCTGACAACATCGTCGTCCGGGTTTTGACCGATCCCGACAAACACGAGCCGACACTCAAGGCGGCGCGTGAAATCTGGAAGGCGCAATACGGCGACAAGCGGCCGCTCCAGGTGCGCCTCGCCAAGGCCCCGTTGCACGACAGGTTAATCATCGTGGACGGAGAGCGGGCCTGGACGGTGACACAGTCCTTCAAGGACCTGGCCGCAACGCGCCCAACGACTATTGTCAGTACACCAAGCGAAATTGCCGAGCTGAAGATCAAGGCCTACCAGGAGATTTGGAGCGGCGCGTCTCGGATTGTGCCGGCATCCGAGCCTTCACCGTGACTTTGGTCTGAATGCCGGCGGCGCGCTTCAGATTCCCATACGCCGAGAGGTGCGGACCCGATGAATACAGAGACCTACCTAGAAGAGGCTCGCGTGGCCCACAGGAAGATTGTGGAGGCGGCGGCGTATCTTCGCGAGGCGGCGGGGCCCTTCGCCGACACGCCGCGCAGAAGGGCCATCGAGGCGGTCGCAGCCGACGCCGAAAAGCTGGCTCTCGACCTGGAAGGCCATATGCAGGAAGTCTTGCGCGGGCTCTGGCAGGGCGAATAGGTCAGATGCTGCACGCAGCGATTCGGGGCTCTGAAACACGCATGCCTGTTCTTGATAACCGGGCCACTTCAGCCCTTCGCTGCTTCACGTTCAGCGGAAAGACAGTATGGTGCACTGACTTCGTCGGGCCCCATGGCGGCAAGGACCTCGTGTCATGAAGAAACGCGTCCCTCGTTCGAAACGTCTCGACGGCCGTGAGATCGGCTGGCGTGAGCACGTTGCCCTTCCCGAACTGAGGATCGCGTCAATGCGGGCAAAGATCGATACAGGTGCACGGACGTCGGCCTTGAATACCGACCATATGGAACGGTTCGAACGCGATGGACAAACTTGGATAAGCTTTACGCTTCCCGCGGCTGGACGAAGGTCGAAGGAGCGCTACGAAGCACAACTTGCCGATGTCCGTGCGATCAAGAACACGGGGGGCGTGGCGGAGACTCGCCCCATAATCAAGACGACAATGGTCCTCGGGAAACGTGCTTGGGTCATTGAGATTTCGCTCGCCGATCGTGAGAATATGAAGTTCGACATGATCGTTGGCAGAACCGCGCTGCGCACGCAGCGATTGATCGTCAACCCGGGCCGGTCGTATCTCGCAGGCGACCCCATCGGGCCCACGCCACTTGAGTCGCACGAAACGTAGTCGTGAAACGTCCTAAGGACGCATTGGCGTCTTGTTTTGTCTAATTCGTTGATACCGGGGTTTTGATATGAAGATCGCAATGTTGGCCCGCAACGCGGAACTTTATTCGCATCGGCGCTTGAAGGAAGCAGCAGAGCAACGCGGCCACGAGCTGGATATCATCAACACGTTGCGTTGCTACATGAACATCGCCTCGCGTCGGCCGGAGATCTACTACAACGGCGAGAAGTTGCCCCACTACGATGCTGTCATCCCACGCATTGGTGCATCGGTGACCTTCTACGGCTTGGCCGTACTGCGTCAGTTCGAGATGATGGGTGTCTATCCCCTCAACGAGTCGGTCGCCATCGGCCGCTCGCGCGACAAGCTCCGTTCGATGCAGATTTTGGCGCGCGATGGAATCGGCTTGCCGGTGACGACGTTCGCTCACGATCCAAAGCAGACCGAGGAAGTCGTCAGGCTGGCCGGCGGGGCGCCGCTGGTCGTCAAGCTTCTCGAAGGCACGCAGGGCATCGGCGTGGTCCTCGCGGACACGGATCGGTCCGCCAAGTCCGTCATCGAGGCCTTTCGCGGCGCCAATGTGAACATTCTGGTGCAGGAGTTCATCAAGGAGGCTGGTGGCAGCGACATCCGCGTTCTTGTTATTGGCGGAAAGGTCGTCGCCGCCATGAAGCGCACCGGCGCAGAGGGTGAGTTCCGGTCCAACCTCCACCGGGGCGGCTCCGCTCAGACGGTCAAGATTTCACCTGAGGAGCGGTCGACGGCGGTCCGCGCGGCAAAAGCGCTCGGGTTGAATGTCTGCGGTGTCGACATGCTGCGCGCCAACCACGGCGCCGTTATTATGGAGGTGAATTCCTCCCCGGGGCTTGAGGGCGTCGAGAAGGCCACAGGCATCGATATCGCCGGGAGGATGATCGAGTTCCTCGAGAAAGAAGCGAAACCAGGCAAGACACGGACGCGCGGCAAAGGTTGAAGTTGAGGCGAAAACCATTCGAGATCGGCGGCCGTCAAATCCCGCCAGGCTCACGCCAGACCGTTGATCTTCCCGTCAGCGTTCTGTCCGATCACACACCTGTCACCATGTCGGTCCACGTGGTGCACGGACGAGAACCGGGACCGACCCTGTTTGTGAGCGCCGCGATCCACGGCGACGAAGTCATGGGCGTGGAGATCGTACGCCGGCTCTTGCGTATGCCGAGCCTCGACACGCTGAAGGGCACGCTGCTGGCGATCCCCATCGTCAACAGCTACGGCTTCCTCAATCATTCACGCTACCTGCCGGACCGGCGGGACCTCAACCGCTCCTTCCCCGGCGACGCGGTCGGGTCCCTGGCCGCGCGTCTCGCCAACATGTTCATGACCGAGATCGTCAAACGGTCCGATGTGGGCATCGACTTGCACTCGGCGGCGATCCACCGCACCAACCTGCCGCAGGTCCGCGTCTCTCCGCGCAAACCGGAGACGATGACGCTTGCCGAGGTCTTCGGTGCGCCGATCGTGATGACATCCAAGATTCGCGATGGATCCCTGCGCCAAGCCGCCCGTGAGCATGACGTCGACATTTTGCTCTACGAAGCCGGCGAAGGCTTGCGCTTCGATGAGGTCTCCGCGCGAACGGGCGTGATGGGCATCCTGCGGGTGATGCGTCATCTCGGGATGGTCAAGGCCAAGGGGATTGCCAAGCCGCAGGTCGCGCCGATGCGGTCCTCGTCCAGTTTTTGGCTCCGCGCTCCGGCCGGAGGGCTGTTGCGTACCGTCAAGACGATCGGCGCTCACGTAGAGTGCGGCGACATCCTCGGACTGATTTCCAATCCGTTCGGCGAGGTCGAGACCGAGATCGTTGCCGGCGAGCCGGGCCTGTTGGTCGGCCGCACCAATCTGCCCGTGGTCAACGAAGGCGACGGGCTCTTTCACGTCGCCAGAATCCGCGCCGACGACGATCCAGCAGCAACGATCGACCTGCTGGCGGGCCAGCTCGAAGAAGACCCGCTGTTCGACGAAGACGAGATCATCTGATCGCGGCCTCCGACGCCCGTCGCCGGTTGCCGTCGCCAAAGACCGCAACAGGGCTGGATGCGGCATGACGCGAGAACACCCGTGTCAGCCCGCCCTTCCGGGCCTCCCCGAGCTGGACCCGGCGTTTCCGGCTCGCCCTCGCCATCCGCAACTCGGTTCGACACGGTCTGGAAGTCAATCGCAACTCGGTTCGACACGGTCTGGAAGTCAATGAGCCTTTGGTCTAATTCTGAAAGGCTGAAGCTCAGCGATCGGGCTTCCAATAAAGCTGTGCCCATTTCGCAAGTGCGAAAAGAGAAGACCCCAGAGGAAACGGATTGAGATTGAGAATGACAGACAAGACCATAAAGGCTGACGAAGCCATCGCGCTGATCCGTGACAACGATGTCGTCACAACGACCGGTTTTGTTCAAAGCTGCATTCCGGAGGCGCTTCATGCAGCCCTCGAGGCCCGCTTTGTCGAAACCGGCGGCCCCCGTGATCTCACGCTGATCATGTGCGCCGGCGCCGGCGACAGTAAGGGTC
The DNA window shown above is from Methyloceanibacter stevinii and carries:
- a CDS encoding succinylglutamate desuccinylase/aspartoacylase family protein encodes the protein MRRKPFEIGGRQIPPGSRQTVDLPVSVLSDHTPVTMSVHVVHGREPGPTLFVSAAIHGDEVMGVEIVRRLLRMPSLDTLKGTLLAIPIVNSYGFLNHSRYLPDRRDLNRSFPGDAVGSLAARLANMFMTEIVKRSDVGIDLHSAAIHRTNLPQVRVSPRKPETMTLAEVFGAPIVMTSKIRDGSLRQAAREHDVDILLYEAGEGLRFDEVSARTGVMGILRVMRHLGMVKAKGIAKPQVAPMRSSSSFWLRAPAGGLLRTVKTIGAHVECGDILGLISNPFGEVETEIVAGEPGLLVGRTNLPVVNEGDGLFHVARIRADDDPAATIDLLAGQLEEDPLFDEDEII
- a CDS encoding ATP-dependent zinc protease; this encodes MKKRVPRSKRLDGREIGWREHVALPELRIASMRAKIDTGARTSALNTDHMERFERDGQTWISFTLPAAGRRSKERYEAQLADVRAIKNTGGVAETRPIIKTTMVLGKRAWVIEISLADRENMKFDMIVGRTALRTQRLIVNPGRSYLAGDPIGPTPLESHET
- the rimK gene encoding 30S ribosomal protein S6--L-glutamate ligase → MKIAMLARNAELYSHRRLKEAAEQRGHELDIINTLRCYMNIASRRPEIYYNGEKLPHYDAVIPRIGASVTFYGLAVLRQFEMMGVYPLNESVAIGRSRDKLRSMQILARDGIGLPVTTFAHDPKQTEEVVRLAGGAPLVVKLLEGTQGIGVVLADTDRSAKSVIEAFRGANVNILVQEFIKEAGGSDIRVLVIGGKVVAAMKRTGAEGEFRSNLHRGGSAQTVKISPEERSTAVRAAKALGLNVCGVDMLRANHGAVIMEVNSSPGLEGVEKATGIDIAGRMIEFLEKEAKPGKTRTRGKG
- a CDS encoding mechanosensitive ion channel family protein; this encodes MPVWAGLAAFGLIAVSAGLAGPTLDAFLPQALMAIAWATLLASLVRETLVPDGGVQRIVPATDAVAWKVAVLLWALIAVWLLDKLFVLKDFIVFTPYQVSVFRSTLFAALCGLLLLSVLWTIHKGPQIRQAALSGWRGWLFSLAAVLTGAILLAMLLGYESLAHFIGTHAVSTAGVLWIMYLLHLAAESISSVSMISGQAIDDDIEEDENMGAPSLLTMRIIASLFLDIAILAVGITILLLLWRFDWVEVHSWIKAAFFGFQFGPIRISLQSVLIALGVFALGLALTRFVQRWVTGRVFAGRKSESGLHESVRIGIGYLGFVLAALAGISYLGVDFSNLAIIAGALSVGIGFGLQSIFNNFVSGLILLAERPIKIGDYIRVGDQEGTVKKISVRSTEIETIHRQSVIVPNATLITDPVVNWMHLDKSCRLDLPVGVDYGTDMELLSSTLLDVARSHRGVLKHPPPVVHFSGFGDSSLDFELRVFLRDVRERITTSSALRFAILAALRDANISIPFPQRDVHMRGARRRMGWKRQISRQRSSRQALDLPASRRCYESWMAPLFESDDAPADTPFEAKRIDGHVVLQGGRQAAAPGFSRFENLVAAVGPAARQVRGVALTLGPQPEAYLLESLRRVVDDVDIKRTVLGVRADRASALRMDGHADGDLLDVAFIGPMLIGGDAHPKQQAEYGDREQRLEQPR